One genomic segment of Schistosoma haematobium chromosome 6, whole genome shotgun sequence includes these proteins:
- the GFM2_3 gene encoding G elongation factor, mitochondrial 2 (EggNog:ENOG41KOG0464~COG:J): MNDLDNVEYLSRILDNWSASSGQLRPTKSDRSNTLQEIYYPVTLGNMTEDTMNMVNMLISKRFYTFSPPAFGSIKRPGDDFYPWQCVLAEEAPVLATTVYRQAVDKADFECVIDESGELYQPRTTTSVRRYHPKDNPPTSLGYLKTSVEQLLENLNPSSKSSLNYHSLFISPVHQNLLEARLKRLKLEEKMLMKAEKLDMLERIRKPLPRWYTIRTPQFFYEARKHNELLKRHQYSDYLY, encoded by the exons ATGAATGACCTAGATAATGTCGAATACTTGTCAAGGATTCTAGATAATTGGTCTGCTTCTTCTGGGCAACTACGTCCAACAAAAAGTGACAGGAGTAACACTCTACAAGAAATTTATTATCCCGTCACTTTGGGTAATATGACAGAA GATACTATGAATATGGTGAATATGTTGATCAGCAAACGATTTTATACATTTTCACCACCTGCTTTCGGCAGTATTAAACGGCCCGGTGATGATTTTTATCCATGGCAATGTGTACTGGCTGAAGAAGCACCAGTACTTGCAACAACTGTTTATCGTCAAGCCGTTGATAAAGCTGATTTTGAATGTGTAATAGATGAAAGTGGTGAACTATACCAACCTAGAACGACAACTTCAGTCAGGCGTTATCATCCAAAAGATAACCCACCAACAAGTTTAGGATATTTAAAGACATCAGTCGAACAATTATTAGAAAATCTAA ATCCCAGTTCGAAATCTTCGTTGAATTatcatagtttatttatttcccCAGTACATCAAAATCTATTGGAAGCGCGCTTGAAACGTCTAAAATTAGAAGAGAAAATGCTAATGAAAGCAGAGAAACTAGACATGTTGGAAAGAATAAGAAAACCACTACCTAGATG GTACACAATTAGAACTCCACAATTTTTCTATGAAGCTCGTAAGcataatgaattattgaaaagacaTCAGTACTcagattatttatattaa
- the GFM2_3 gene encoding G elongation factor, mitochondrial 2, variant 2 (EggNog:ENOG41KOG0464~COG:J), translating to MNMVNMLISKRFYTFSPPAFGSIKRPGDDFYPWQCVLAEEAPVLATTVYRQAVDKADFECVIDESGELYQPRTTTSVRRYHPKDNPPTSLGYLKTSVEQLLENLSKLNVRFK from the coding sequence ATGAATATGGTGAATATGTTGATCAGCAAACGATTTTATACATTTTCACCACCTGCTTTCGGCAGTATTAAACGGCCCGGTGATGATTTTTATCCATGGCAATGTGTACTGGCTGAAGAAGCACCAGTACTTGCAACAACTGTTTATCGTCAAGCCGTTGATAAAGCTGATTTTGAATGTGTAATAGATGAAAGTGGTGAACTATACCAACCTAGAACGACAACTTCAGTCAGGCGTTATCATCCAAAAGATAACCCACCAACAAGTTTAGGATATTTAAAGACATCAGTCGAACAATTATTAGAAAATCTAAGTAAGTTAAATGTACGATTTAAATAA
- a CDS encoding hypothetical protein (SECRETED:SignalP(1-19)), which translates to MNYCLAFKLTWILFYHVYALKDESSNLLNGSSVSIGRTTNSHVNLSILKSNLPTLDYVFTSVNVTPKVSSRKVNINLICQSKLTTSNVTVISEDMSTTKLSNSTKQLDKFLSEKTTEVRRITTGTHTIQEEEVAEIDEFEKNKLGESSIHSGDSHADLIQEPRRKDSEDSGPQIDPGQSIFDRKHSTESESKKSNGFIYQGDSGTVVHDKLYTPDISVSYVLVLCCILVVLILCIWKPLCHILYNIYGGCCSRSRVSRIDLNSKVAYRHLNTEEF; encoded by the exons TGAATTATTGTTTGGCATTCAAATTAACTTGGATACTATTCTATCATGTATATGCTCTGAAAGATGAATCTAGCAATCTACTCAACGGTTCTTCAGTTAGTATCGGGAGAACTACTAACAGCCATGTTAAT TTGTCAATCCTTAAATCCAATTTACCTACATTGGATTATGTTTTCACATCTGTTAATGTTACACCGAAAGTAAGTAGTagaaaagtaaatataaatttgaTTTGTCAGTCAAAGCTTACAACATCAAACGTCACCGTTATTTCCGAAGATATGTCGACTACCAAACTTTCGAATTCTACTAAGCAGTTGGATAAATTTTTATCAGAGAAAACTACAGAGGTTAGACGTATAACAACTGGAACGCATACTATCCAAGAGGAAGAAGTTGCTGAAATCGATGagtttgaaaaaaacaaattagGCGAAAGCTCCATCCATTCAGGCGATTCACATGCTGATCTAATACAAGAGCCACGAAGAAAAGATTCCGAGGATAGTGGGCCACAGATAGATCCCGGACAGTCTATATTTGACAGAAAGCATTCTACCGAATCTGAGTCTAAAAAATCCAATGGATTCATATATCAAGGCGACTCTGGTACTGTAGTTCACGATAAATTAT ATACTCCCGATATATCCGTGAGTTACGTCCTCGTACTATGCTGCATTCTAGTTGTGCTTATTCTGTGCATTTGGAAACCTCTTTGT CATATATTGTACAATATATACGGTGGGTGTTGTTCACGTTCTCGTGTTAGTAGAATTGATCTGAATAGCAAAGTGGCATATCGTCATTTAAATACAGAGGAGTTTTAA
- a CDS encoding hypothetical protein (SECRETED:SignalP(1-19)) encodes MSTTKLSNSTKQLDKFLSEKTTEVRRITTGTHTIQEEEVAEIDEFEKNKLGESSIHSGDSHADLIQEPRRKDSEDSGPQIDPGQSIFDRKHSTESESKKSNGFIYQGDSGTVVHDKLYTPDISVSYVLVLCCILVVLILCIWKPLCHILYNIYGGCCSRSRVSRIDLNSKVAYRHLNTEEF; translated from the exons ATGTCGACTACCAAACTTTCGAATTCTACTAAGCAGTTGGATAAATTTTTATCAGAGAAAACTACAGAGGTTAGACGTATAACAACTGGAACGCATACTATCCAAGAGGAAGAAGTTGCTGAAATCGATGagtttgaaaaaaacaaattagGCGAAAGCTCCATCCATTCAGGCGATTCACATGCTGATCTAATACAAGAGCCACGAAGAAAAGATTCCGAGGATAGTGGGCCACAGATAGATCCCGGACAGTCTATATTTGACAGAAAGCATTCTACCGAATCTGAGTCTAAAAAATCCAATGGATTCATATATCAAGGCGACTCTGGTACTGTAGTTCACGATAAATTAT ATACTCCCGATATATCCGTGAGTTACGTCCTCGTACTATGCTGCATTCTAGTTGTGCTTATTCTGTGCATTTGGAAACCTCTTTGT CATATATTGTACAATATATACGGTGGGTGTTGTTCACGTTCTCGTGTTAGTAGAATTGATCTGAATAGCAAAGTGGCATATCGTCATTTAAATACAGAGGAGTTTTAA
- a CDS encoding hypothetical protein (SECRETED:SignalP(1-19)) translates to MNYCLAFKLTWILFYHVYALKDESSNLLNGSSVSIGRTTNSHVNLSILKSNLPTLDYVFTSVNVTPKSKLTTSNVTVISEDMSTTKLSNSTKQLDKFLSEKTTEVRRITTGTHTIQEEEVAEIDEFEKNKLGESSIHSGDSHADLIQEPRRKDSEDSGPQIDPGQSIFDRKHSTESESKKSNGFIYQGDSGTVVHDKLYTPDISVSYVLVLCCILVVLILCIWKPLCHILYNIYGGCCSRSRVSRIDLNSKVAYRHLNTEEF, encoded by the exons TGAATTATTGTTTGGCATTCAAATTAACTTGGATACTATTCTATCATGTATATGCTCTGAAAGATGAATCTAGCAATCTACTCAACGGTTCTTCAGTTAGTATCGGGAGAACTACTAACAGCCATGTTAAT TTGTCAATCCTTAAATCCAATTTACCTACATTGGATTATGTTTTCACATCTGTTAATGTTACACCGAAA TCAAAGCTTACAACATCAAACGTCACCGTTATTTCCGAAGATATGTCGACTACCAAACTTTCGAATTCTACTAAGCAGTTGGATAAATTTTTATCAGAGAAAACTACAGAGGTTAGACGTATAACAACTGGAACGCATACTATCCAAGAGGAAGAAGTTGCTGAAATCGATGagtttgaaaaaaacaaattagGCGAAAGCTCCATCCATTCAGGCGATTCACATGCTGATCTAATACAAGAGCCACGAAGAAAAGATTCCGAGGATAGTGGGCCACAGATAGATCCCGGACAGTCTATATTTGACAGAAAGCATTCTACCGAATCTGAGTCTAAAAAATCCAATGGATTCATATATCAAGGCGACTCTGGTACTGTAGTTCACGATAAATTAT ATACTCCCGATATATCCGTGAGTTACGTCCTCGTACTATGCTGCATTCTAGTTGTGCTTATTCTGTGCATTTGGAAACCTCTTTGT CATATATTGTACAATATATACGGTGGGTGTTGTTCACGTTCTCGTGTTAGTAGAATTGATCTGAATAGCAAAGTGGCATATCGTCATTTAAATACAGAGGAGTTTTAA